The Ziziphus jujuba cultivar Dongzao chromosome 5, ASM3175591v1 genome segment gaaaagaAGTTGAGATTGTACACCAACGCATATGGTAATTGAAATGAGTTTCTACAATCAAgcaaatcattattttattttattttattttttaaaaaaatatatattttgtgtgaagTTTCCTTTCAATTTATGTAAATCTCTACCAGAGCAAACAAAAATTTCCATAACAGATTTCCAAATgtgaaaaatacaagaaaacatAATAGTAATGTTTCATTACTGAAAATTAAGTAGccaattgagttaaaaaaaattaagtagtaaataatggaaaaatatgTTAAACGAACTCAATGTTTTTCCTACTAATGCTTCACCTGTTAGCTCTCAAGCTAGTGTTATATCTcaaatcttctttttttggaaaaatggtttaaaacaaatatgttcaaaaattataaacattttgggaaatttggacctcatataaaaaaaaaaaaaaagtttttgacaaatttaaaGTTATATAAACATTAAATACAAAGTGTAATTACCTTTACATGATTTGTGATACTGCATTTTGAACATTAAAGTTTTAAATGTGAAAcaagtttgataaaaaaaaaaaaaaatgatttatgaTACTGTATTTTGAACATTAAAGTTTTATATGTGAAACAagtttgataaaagaaaaattatttaaaacaaagaTTGTGGAGAAATTTGGAACTTGTATAAaagttttaacaattttaaactCATACAAACATTAATTTCAGGAGTCTAATTGACTTTACGTACGTCAGAATCCTTCAATCTGTAcactaaatttttaaatctcaaaactagtcttataaaaatgatttaaaacaagATTTTGGAAAATTATTAACATTTTGAGAAATGTCAACTTTATAAACTAAGTTTTGacaatattaaaatcatataaccATTAATTTCAagattgtaattatttttacttgATTTAGAATACTTTATTATGAACagtaaattttaaatctaaaactAGTTTTATAAAAATGTGTCAAAACAAACATTTTGGAAGATTATACTCATTTTGGAAAATCTAGACCTTATTaacaagttttttaaaaatttcacatataaattaaatatataaaaactgtATCAATTACATAATGACAATACGAcagttaataaaaattaaaaaaaaaaagacagataaaatttaatggatatttcgttcatttttattttttccttttcgctaaaaatattgtttaaaggTCATATAACTTtcaaaaaggtaaaaaataaaaaataaactgtaAATATTACTGTACGAATATCAGCAAAAacgatgattttttaatatcaatattattatataaaaaaataatttctttaaacttGGTACGATTCATTTttatcagccaaaaaaaaaaacgatgatTTTTGAATGTCAATATTATtatacaacaaaataatttttttaaaattcgacCTTTTTACAACGTTCCCACCATAAAATCATACGGAGTCCACAccgaacaaaatatatatatattttagtagtTGAAAAAATATAACTATACGTTGTGCGGCATCTGGGTGGCTTCTATTCCTCTGTTACCGTAAAAGCGGAGACATAGAGGTCAGCCAGGGCAATCCGTTTCCATATATACCCTCTGTTGacaaaatatattacatatatatatatataaaattgcagGGACAAAAACTATGCTGCTAATGGGGTCAGGAAGACATTCATTGCCTTGGAATTCACGGTGCTTGACGACAAGACTGCAAACGGAGACTCATTCTTCCAAACCCGAGAACCCAATTGAACTATAACTTCGACCTTCTTCATCTTCGTCTGCTCTACTACTAACTCTCCCTCTGTTAATCAGGTATAACAACAACTTCATCACTCATTCTTCTTGATCGCTTCAAGTATGTTCTTTTATATTCTCAATTTGACTTCAAGCACTGATTTTGATTATCACCCATGAATTCCTTCATgggtttgatttcttttttttctaaatttacttTCAATTCAAAGTCAATATGTTTGCTTGATGAAAGTGAATATGTGAGTCCAAGTGGGTTGCGCTTTTCTTCCATTGTTTCTATAGGATTATAATGTGATGATGATTGGGTGGATAAAGCTGTTATTCATGGTATATCTGTATCTTACAAGCTTTGTGCATAATAGTTTTGATAATCTCTTTTCTTATCTACTTTCTGCTCAAAAAGTCAACAGACTGTTTGATGAAAAATCTCAAAGTAGATAACCCTTTTTTCCTCCCTTTATTTATTAGTTGgtgtttgtttttatatatgctTAGAAGTTGATGATTTGGGTGGGCAGAGATGGTGTTTTACAGTATCTTTGTGTCCTTAACAtggtttattttgtaatttcctGCATAATCTTCATATAGATAGGAATTGCATCTGATAAATGCTTTGATATTTTCTTTGGTTCCCAATAACATTATGGTAAGGTGGCGTCTACCATTTTAATAGaacacaaattttttcttttattttcccttcCTTATGCTGTTGCTGCACCTATGGCTTAAAGAATTTACCCGTCTTGATCTTTTGGTGGCtttgtttatgaaaaatatggTTGTTCTAATTCCACCTTTCCTACTAGTTACTTATCTTGATTAATAGTGGCTACTAAAACGGGTCGTAACAGCATTTAGTTGTGTTAATCTCGGCGAATACTTATTAAGTGTTCCTTTAACTGATATAGCTTAGGTTGGTAACCCATATAGCCTACCATATCTCTAGTGAAATGACTGAAAATTCTTTCTGTAGGGGGCTGCCTCAGGtgcaatattttatttgttaggtAAAATCGTGGCCTTTACAATGGTAATTGCATGTTGTCATTCCTATTTATACTAATCAAATAGTTTACTTGTATCCTAAAATAACAAAGAGTAAAGCATAATGGAAAGGAAGGACAGAATTGTTTTATCTGCTGAATACAAACTTGTGATATGTTTTTcgataataagaaaaaataaaataaaatagaaaagaaaaacttgtGATATCTGAAGGCAGTATGCCAAATAAAAGGCTGCTGCTGCTTCCctccaaaataaatttgaacttGCATATTTAGAACTATTGCATTActaaatttgtttataatttttcagtgtttttgttgaatttctAGGGATATAGTACCTACTACAAACCTTTTAACATTCACACTTTGTGAAGCACGGATTGTATCATAGTGGATTGATACAATGTTTATGCTGGCACTGATCATCAGTCTTCATATGTGCTACATGATAACATCAAACTTGTCTTACCTAGAGAAAGCTAAATTTGGTCTTCTGAGTAACTGGTTTTACTGTAACTTCTTATCAAATTTGGATTACTTTCTTAATCCATAATATCTATAATTGTTTCTAAAGTCCTTGTATCGATCTTCTGGGACTCATTTCAGAGGTCAGTCGTTCCTCTTGAATGGAAGTTCGCTCTGTTGTGCTCCATACAAGTTCAGGTTTTAGTGTTTCAGCAAGTTATTCACCAATTGTAATACGTCTAGAGATTTTCTGAAGAATCTAAGTGCCAGTTAGGTGAGTATTATTTATAACAAGCACAGGTTTTAGTGGTTCAGCAAGTTATTCACCAATTGTAATATGCCTAGAGGTGTTCTGAAGAATCTAAGTGCGAGTTAGGTGAGTATGGCACTTAAGGTAATAGGAGCCTTATATATACTGTTAGAAGGTTTTTTGTTCAACCGAACCTTCTACAAATTCACtactttttaaatgtttataaaaGAAGGCTGAATACTGTTCTGAATTAAAAGTCCGTTGTGGGAAATTGAGAATTTCAGAGTTTTCGCCATGATGCAGAATAAACCTGAAATTCCATGGCTCCATCTTGGGTTTTCAGATATTTGTTTACCATCTTggcttttatatatttgtttaccCATTTTACTGTTTTTATCTGCATGGTTTTCATTATCCTGATCTTCTATAACTTATTTCCTTCATTTATTCAAATTTCTGTAGGGAAGAGATTATGTTCTGTTCGTCACTGTTCTCCCTTGTGTCCCTGCAATACTGAAGATTCAAATACATGAATTAAGAAGGCTGAATGGCAAAATCGATCAAGAACAAGAATGTAAACTTATTAAGACTGGTAGAAGAGGGAGCATCGAGCAAGAAGACAcaggaagagaaaagaaagcaaCAAGAGATCCTAGTTCCTTATCTTCCTAAAGATTGTATAACAAACATCCTTATACGGCTTCCTCTTGAGTCTCTCCAAAGGGCAAGGTTTGTATGTAAGCCTTGGTataatatcattaataatgccaAATTCATAGATTCCCATCTTTGTCGATCCGAAACTGTTTTAATCTTTCTAATCGAGAGACGAAGTTCATTCTCTTCTTCTATGTCATCAAGTCCTCCCGAGAAGCCAAATAGCATTTCAGTTGAAAACAAACTTCTTCAGTCAAAACCTCTACCATTTTTTGAGCAACGTTATCCTGCTTCAAGTTTTTCTGTCCAGTTCCGAGAATTTAATGGTGAAAATAGTGAGATAGGAGAGTACAATTTAAGGTGCATGGGAAATATCAGAGCTACCTGCAATGGTCTAATTTTGCTCGATAACAAAATGAAGAAAGGAGGACTAATAGTCATGAATCCAGTGACTAGGAAGATGAGTACTCTTCCACCAGGTACTCTGTTTCCTCCCCATATGGAATCTTATGCTTTTGCATTAAGTAATGTTACAGGTGAATATAAAGTAGTGCACTTATTTCGGGATAACTTGGGGCATGTCAGTTGTGAGATCCTGAATCTTGGAATGAAATTTTGGAGAGAGATCAATGGTCCTTCATTTGGACTTTTTGGTTGGTTTGGATATAGCCCTGTTTCAGCAATTGGAGCTCTGCATTGGATTCCTCAGATTGACCATAGCGATTACATCATTTCTATGGAAGTAGACATGGAAAAGTTTCACCAAGTTCCACTCCCGAAATGTTGCAGAACTTATGACCGGATTGTTGAGCTGGGTGGCTGCTTGAGTTTCATCACTCATCATGAGGAAGTCAGTCAAATAGACATTTGGATCTTGAAAAGTTTATTCGGGGAAGTCTGGACATTGCAGCATAGTATAACTGTGGGTACCATATTGGACATGGTTCCTCTTTGTAGCTTAAGAATCAAGGGAGATGTGGTATTTATGAGAGATGAAGATCGCTCTTTCTACATTTATGATTTTGAACTCCAAGAGATGAAAAAAGTTGAGTTGGTGAAAGGAGATGTTCCATTATCTGCTTCATATCTGCCTCATATCAACAGCCTTGTCTCATGGTGTAGCAGCGACGGAGCTCAATACATGGAAGATTGATTTGTACTCTCTTTGGTATTTGATTTGCCATATATAGATGCGTGTATATTTTCTGTCGTTTTGTAATTGGAACCTCTAACATTGTTGATAGCTGGCTTCCATTGCGAGATAGACGTGAATATAACGGAATCCAGATAATGAAAATGCCTAAAAATTAAGCATTTTTTGCTGACAAAATGGCTCTCCAAATTTCATTGTCCTCCTATTAAGTTTCCTAAATGGGGGGTTCATCTTTTCCTTTCCTGAATTCCACTTCTTTTATAATAACACCCTAAACTATTAAGAGGGGGGGTGGGGGGGTGgggcggtggtggtggtggtggtggtggtggtggaaatggtaataaatttttttattttttacgagGTGGGGGTTTCAATTTTTGGGGATACAACTTGATCAATAAGAATTATAGAATTCAATATCTACTGCAATAaggaaagtaaataaaaataaattacactAGAACTCTTTCTATTTTGCAAGTTGTGCTAAATTATCAAGAATTAAAGATAACTTGCAGCGAAACTTTCTCAaggatttttcatttatttttttccgctttaaattttcaaaggccaaaaagaaaagaaatcgtTCCTGTTGGTTTAATACCTTTGATCAAGAAGCTAAATCTTGTAATTAGTCAaaggataacaaaaaaaaaaaaggtcatgtGTTAAATAATTTGAAACAGTTGTTGAAGAAAATTATATCATTAGTCATTAGGGAAGACAATGATAATTAAActacctaaaaaaaataataataataaaagaagaagccAATAATGCATACTAGTAGATATTATCAAAACAACATGCAAACACTGATTCACTACAAATTTAAAGAGAAAGGGCTCACTCAAAATGCAGCAACTACAGGTTTTGGAGGGTTAACTAGAAATACATCAAGAAGCTGATCAATTGAAGTGTATTTCAAATCTGGATACAGCTTTGAAGCTTCAATAATGTCCTCTCCTACTTCAAAATTCATCAAGTCACCCTTCACAAACATAATATGAAGGATGGAAATCTGTATGTTCTGCGGATGTGGAAGGGCTGCAAAAgattaaaacaacaataaatattGCTAAAGTTTTTGATATCGGTAATATAATTGTTATGTGGTATGTTGTATCTtatatgacatatatatatatatatatatataaaaggtttattctttgtaaaaatgtttttgacAGATGATTTGagcttttaaatttatataatctaaaatGGAGATCTATTTTTGAAAATCCCTTTTAACCTTCTATAGCCAAACATACATGGATTTTTTACCCAAATATAGGTGGGTTaaaagagcttttttttttttttttttttaaattttaaattttgattttttattattaattcaaaaaacaaaagggtttctttaaaaaatgtatCTCCACGTTTTGATTAGATTAGTTTAAAAgtctatttattttagaaaagccTTGTTAAAAGGAAcagatttcatatatatatctatatatatatatttgtctgtATAAATTAACAAACCGTGAGTGCCATAATGTTGAGAGAGATATAATCAAGTGGTCCAAGAACAACCTATTTTTATAgtccttttataaattttttttaacatgtggtaaaaataaaataaaataattaaaatatttaatcatatcaattatttatttgtcgcatgtcaaaaattatttatagaaagatcatataaaaatagataattcaAACACCatctgattttaattttttttttcagatgttttataataataatagtaataccaTCCGCTTTGCCCCTTCCGTAAACATTGATATTGTCTCGGATATCATGATAGCTAAGCAAATAATTCACGAAATAAGAAGCAAAACAATTTGCAGAAACAAAAGGGTAAGGAATCCCAGCTTCTTCTGATGCTcgtcttattttttttttttttatcaaaaaaaattgtagaaaaggAGGCGAAGGATTCACCTTATCCTCTTCACATCCAAAATCTGACTGAAAAATCtctgaaaataattaatattcaaatattattaattatgtcaaaaaaatattaatagataGGCTAGTGGGAGTGAGTTTATGACAATTAttcctttggaaaaaaaaatagtaacactttgaagaagaaataaaaattgaaaaacaaattatttaaatcCAAATTAACTTTTGATCAATAATAAGACACATGCTAGAGGGGAAAGGAAAAGGTCTAATGTGTGGACTGAACACCAACCAAactagaaacaaaaccttaaagattaaaaaataaattaatcattaAAGTCCCAAAAAAGGtaaattatataagaaataaaatacgGAATTAATATGATATGTATGATTTATGCACATAGTATTAATGATGTGGAGGCTTCAATTAATATAGAAGGGAGTGtttatttaaggaaaaataaaaataaaataaaacatgacaAAAAGAGGGAGTGTTTAACTATTTGAGTTATTGCAAAGGAGGAGACATTGGCAACCTTTACATTACCAGCGACTTTGATAGCATCAATGATCTTCAACTGTTCAAAAACCTGAGGGTATGCCACTACTGAAATGACCCCATCTACTTGTTTAATCAACCTCACCAGCTTCTCATGCTCTTCCAATTCTTCCTTCAACAAAATGTTCATTTACATATCAAATCatcagggggaaaaaaaaaatctatattataAAGTTATGATCTGTTGGGAAACATAAGGTGAAAAAgtgatgagttttttttttttctttttttgtttctttttttttttttttttttttgtgttgaaaCGTCATGTGAtgatgtgtttttttatttttttttgggtgaaatgtAATGTGATGATGTGTTAAATGCTGAAGATGTTAtttgaattaataatttaaaattcaaaataatcgAATTGAGTAAGTGAAACATTTAAACATTTGCCACGTTGACAAGGTTTCCAATATAAAGTGAAATTATATTCCTAGCATATCAAAATCCTAGTAACATGTATATAAATCAGCTTCGCCATTGCGAATACCAGATGCCCAGTCTAGGCACATCTGGCAACAACTCTTCATGGTTTCTCGGCTGTCGGCCGAAAATCTTATGGGCTTTGCCCATGTCTAACATATGCAGCCATGGACGATCTGAGAGATGACAATCCGGCCAGAGCCAAGGGGGAGAGAAAGAAGGCGGTTTTTGTGCGTacgtgagagagagagagagagagagagagagagagagagagagaaggaaaaaaataataataattttttatggtaaCATGTGGCACACATCAATTGCTAAGACGTGACACCTACCAATAGATATGATACGTGGCATTTGTCAAGAATCCTTTTAAATATTCTATTATCTAGTAAATTCcattctagaaaataaatacaattttataaatttataactttttaacattaAGTCAAAATTAAGCGTACTATTAGTCTATGGATTTGTATTGATGAGCACTATCAAATGGTACATAAGTCAAactcaaaatccatataaatagaAAGTCAACCCTAAACTCAGTGTGGACCACACCTTGTTAtgatcataactttctaatctcagTTTCGATTTTAGTGTACTATTAGTCTACGAACTAGAGTTAACGAGTACTTAATTACGGTGCCTTGGTCAAATGAAATTTCTTTCGTAGTAAAAAATCAACTATGGGATCTACTTACTCAACCTGGATCAGTCTTCGTTAAACTTGGTTAAAAATTCAACTACAACTTGAACTACTACATGCAATTACTACTTGGACTACTTGGTGATATAATCCCTTGACTGATCATAGGGAATACATACCATCTCTGAACATAACTATATGGTAATGAGTAACCATTTGGGGTACACCACCATATACCAAACCTCCAAGAGGTAACGAAATCTAGAGCTTTGATACCAAGTTGTCAATATTCTCCTTGAGTTACCTATCAAAAACCCTAGAATAGCCTCGAGTAAAGACCCCCACCTGAAATTCTACAGAATATTTGGTAGCATCTCTCTGCAAAATGGACTCCCCAAATATATCCTGCACaaaaaacttaatttgaaaCTATACATCTACCTTATTCCTTCAATTTTAATACAAGTTTCACAAAATTCCAGGATTTCAATAACAATAGCGTTAAAATGCAAATAtgagtaaaatttaataaaccataaaaataaacttttatatgtGTTGGGATCCCTTCCATAGCTTACTACCTATATTCCAAGATGGTCCCAACTTTTACCAAACTTTTACTCAGCATAGGAATTATGTGCCTCTATGACTCATGCCGCCCACACCTTTCACTTAGTACaatctcatatttttataaCACTTTATGAATATATCAAACACATAAATGCAAATAGaacaataataaagataataataataataataataaatataatacaacCTAGGCTCCAGACCCTTGATGTGACATCCCATATCGTTGGAAAAtgaacaaagcatgccttataagaaggtgtggatacattttccTTGAGAGGCCTTATAAAACCATGCGGGCTGGGTCCAAAagggacaatatctcatgcgggtggactgggctgttacacttgATCATTTAGTCTACCTTGTTAAAATCTAGataatatatagatacaaattaTATGCTAATAATCAATAAATAGTAAGGcaacttttaataaaataaattacatttaaaaaaatgcacAAAAAGAACAATACTTTAAATTGAATGATTGAGGTTTTAACAATCCAGAACCAAcgtaaatatatgtgtataaatatacatatgttaTCCACATAACTGTATACAACCTCTCTAAGAATTTGGATAATCCATCCAAGAATGCAATACTCGCTGAATGCAATACTCGCTTGAATGCTAACACACCAACCCAAAGACTAACTCATTTATCTGAAGGCTACAATATATGCTGAAGGCTAATACATCAATCCTAAAGCTATGATATCTGCCTGAAGGATGCAGCACTTGCTCCAAGGCTAATACATCCACCTTAAGGGTACGATACTTGCTCGAAGGCTGCAATACCTGTCCGAAGACTAATACATCTGCTCAAAAGCTATGATACCTGCGTGAAGGCTAATAAGCCTTCTCAAAGGCTACTATATCTCTGAATCCATTAAGTCATCCATTCAGACAAATACCACAAATTTAtagttgataataataatactagtaGTAGTACTAGTAACAGTAGTCGTAGTAGTAGTtgtagtagtagtaataatagtAACCATCGTAATCATAAATAGGTAAGATAGGACTAAAACTAATAAATACATAACATAACTCATACACTCGTAGCAGAGGTATACtggatgtaccatatagtacatAATGCACAATCCCAAAATATTAACTGTTCGTAAGTAGTTAATATAATGACCGTCCAACCTGCTAGCCTCGTAGGTAGTAGAAATACAATACTAAGCTGTTCCCGAGCCAAGCTTGGTCGCTGCTCCCGTACGATGTAATACACTATAgcataacataacataatatatatttatatatatatactgtaacaccccgtcccaaaccacatcgaaattcgtgcacgttgaccgaggttgaccgttgactgagcgggtcaaaagttgactttttgttccagttgaaattttgtattgaccagggtaccgtggcgaagtgcatgatgccccgagtttgtagactagtagcacgtcgaaaacggagctacggtttgaaagttatgggcaaaacaagttgaggtgcaaactgtccagaaggtgccgggagttgacttttgtatggttgtaaagtactcatcgatacgagttcatagactagcggcacgcttaaatcggacatctggttaaaaagttatggacgtttgaagtttgccgaataccataatattttattatatttgacttaagtgcacagtaacaccacgtgtcgtcacctgattggtccacgtggatgaacagtgtcatcacggtggcttttatttggcaaaaaatctcagggaggagagagaaagagagagagagagggagacaaCCGGCCGCCGGATTCCGACAAATTTTCTGGTCGATTCTcgttacacgcgccggccagacggaaggctctccccatttccgaccaaaccccaaaatctcacgaccgcCGGCCGCCGGATGCTCCCAGATTGAGCCGGCGAAGCTCAGCGGtgattttcccctccaccgctggccaccgccgtttgacccatttccggccgttttccggccacacacgccagccacccctcaccacctcctcatttccggccagcccaccaaatttcacggccatcggacctccgacgcgctgggatcggagcgttttccggcgaggcgccgaaaacctttaaaccccgatttctccgccgtccggcctccgtttgccttaccgccggtcccattggaatcctctccccttcatctacaaaacccccaaaaatctcagccaacggccaccgaaCACGCCACCGCCGCCGACGGTTGActgtgaccgcggcggctcaccggaagtcactgttccggcgagtacccagttgcaccgccggtccctgtccactgattccgactccctgaatccaaatccggggtccttttccgcCAACTCGAGACGGATTGAGAGGATCGAAGACTTGAATttcgaaagctttccggcgagatttcggccaccaccggtccgatctccgggaagtaagaccggatttgtaatcctcatcgctcaagctttgatttggtatattactcatcaactttggttgtcgtttgtgttcgctctccgggtacccatttgggagttacccgattaaaatattaatatttttggtttggtgtattgtggatgttttaggtgcacgtgcaagtagtggagtcgatcctgcggaggatcttgattgagatacgtgcttaaggtgagtgacccaccttcaaattaatttcggaaattaaatttgtgaatattatgtgtgatttgtatatttggaatttatattctaggtgccaaatatttaattgatttattgtggaaattgttggtgaatttattttgattaaagaaaatatgcattatataaatttatgccatgtgaaaattattttatagtgttgagaattttggaattcaattatatatgaaattcttgtggttttaacattattgtgggcatgatttgattttcaaatatttcaaggaaaatatttgtttatgttggtgacttcaatttttgtaagtatgcccatggaatatatTGTGatctaaattattatatttcaaaaataattatgctattggaagaatttgaatatttaaattggtggatttgggagttggtggatttgaaaatcatgaatttatgacgatgattataaaggaattgtggaaaaattatgggtttaattggatgagATAAACTcggtatatttatggaaaaattgaaattttgaaatgtattgatttatgatttttagatgcaccatacacgtactggtgttctgtttatatgtgatatgattagtgtgcacacggatgtgattagcgcgctggtgggtgtgagtagcgcgcaggtgattttatggggttgtcctgtggttgccatcggatgagggtaggccgcccctccatggctgggacACCTATTAGCAGCggtgcagtgggacgccacgcgactgtataccggtttctctctataacctcctgtctggcggtaccttgggatgttgggtactgttggcgccactggtatatagtgggtgcatcaagtgattttcagaactgcgattttaaataactattctgaaattgtattggaattaaaaatataagtaatactgattttggtatttattcgaatggggattttaaattggtttaattttccctttacttaattattcaataaattaatttcttttaattataaattttggatgcttgacttattatattttattttatattcatttgaatgaattgatatcttggttttcggggattacgaataaagggttttgtgaaaaggtttaaaaggggaacttttccaaccgagagaattgtaaaggttttgagagaaattattatttccaattaattattatttatatactttattaccgtggtattataattgtatagtagatagggtcactcactgagatgattagcatctcatatttttaaattccgttcctctaggtaccaggtttgttggtattcatccggagcggacttgatcttcatcgctgtcttagttcgtgaagtaccctgttcttcctttattgcagttgtaatattctttcatccatgttgtattctatacttagtagtacttcctgaagctctgtatactgtattggacacttatgtattaattttgcactggattactgttgttAATttaaagtgctgtaaatttgtggaatcaacttgtagtattgtgggaggaataagggtatgtttatagaagtgtgtttttaatgcaggaaaa includes the following:
- the LOC107421493 gene encoding F-box protein CPR1, which produces MAKSIKNKNVNLLRLVEEGASSKKTQEEKRKQQEILVPYLPKDCITNILIRLPLESLQRARFVCKPWYNIINNAKFIDSHLCRSETVLIFLIERRSSFSSSMSSSPPEKPNSISVENKLLQSKPLPFFEQRYPASSFSVQFREFNGENSEIGEYNLRCMGNIRATCNGLILLDNKMKKGGLIVMNPVTRKMSTLPPGTLFPPHMESYAFALSNVTGEYKVVHLFRDNLGHVSCEILNLGMKFWREINGPSFGLFGWFGYSPVSAIGALHWIPQIDHSDYIISMEVDMEKFHQVPLPKCCRTYDRIVELGGCLSFITHHEEVSQIDIWILKSLFGEVWTLQHSITVGTILDMVPLCSLRIKGDVVFMRDEDRSFYIYDFELQEMKKVELVKGDVPLSASYLPHINSLVSWCSSDGAQYMED